In the Arachis hypogaea cultivar Tifrunner chromosome 20, arahy.Tifrunner.gnm2.J5K5, whole genome shotgun sequence genome, tggatacccgatgactttgaaattcataaaaaaaaaaccaaatttttatcttaaagattcaacaagtacaataaatatgtaacatcaatagaaataatccaaacatgttaaataccaaatacattaaaaactaaactcattaaaatccaaataTATTAATAGTAAATAATTTTTGCTTAATGAaaatgtcatatatatatatatatatattatttaattaatatatgatcgggttcgCGAGTTGGTTCGAGTTCTATATCTCTAAAACCGATAtccgaaccaatcactaacaaagaTTATCAGTTTGGTTCGAGTTAAACCCAATTATCTTAATTCCAAAACCAATTTAATTAGTTCGAATTCGGATTCGGACGGGTAATCGGTACCTGCTACCCGTGCTCACCCAAAAAAAAACGAACCTCCAAGTTAAATAATGAATGTGAGAAAAGTTAAAAAATGAACCTTAACTTGTTATATTTACATAAGAGAGCTACCTCTTTAAAATAATTGTGGGCACTATATATAAAGGATAAACATAACATGCATGATGCTTCAATAATCAACATACACACATAGTCCATAGACATGAGAGCTACACGTGCATGCAAGATATATATACCCAACTTGCAACATGTAATCACATGACTATGGTCCATAAATCACCACTACATTATGCATCCATTTCTTTCCTAATATGTCCCACAAGAAACCATGTGTTGCCAACTGTTTTTAACCCTACTAAGAATCTTAGGACCCACTATTACCACTCCCTTTCCTCAATCCATTTTAGAAGAACAATTTTTAGCCCATGGACCGTAGTgtactttcttctctcctttgcCAATTTTGTATTTGTATTGGTGGCAAAGTCCACTACATAAATTATGAAAAGGGTAACCAATAATGATAGTTGCACAATCATATAGTGTGTGTAGTGTACTAGTGTGTGATAGTGTGTATGACCAAAAAcatcaaaatagaaaataatatttacatcgttaataatatataaaatgagttgataaaaataaaacatatttgtGTGGTTGGTTTAtcgtttaattttaatatatatcattttgatattaaaaaatagaaattaaattagaaaaaaaaaagaaaatcttagaataataattaaattgtcTTAAGATGATATATATCAAGACGAAAGTCAgtcattaatataattataaaaatactatttgtacattaaaattaactactaaaataagTTACCATGTATTTATGAATAAATATAcgtattgtttaacttatttttaatatatatattctaacatgtattttatattaatgattgaTTTTGAAGGTTGATTTTAATGTGTATGTAACATTATTAATATAAGGGAAACACTCCGATAAAGATGTTTAAAATATCTTTTgttaaagatatttgttattaactaaaatttaatatataatttattaaactattatttttgtcaaaattagatcagacaaattgatttggtcaaaaaatCGATAAACCAAACCTTGAaccgatttaaattaatattcttttttatataaaatgactacaataaccttattatagaaaatgagtaaaacatttttattatatattttttttaattttaaaaatcttaaattctaaccctataacgacacaaagaaaagaaaagagttagaatttagggttcttaattaatatatatatatatataaaagaatattttagtcattttttataataaaaatattgtaattattttttataaaaaatattaatttagatcgattcaaagtataatttatcaattttttggccaaatcaatttatctgatctaattttgataaaaataatatagtttaatcaattatatgtattgaatttagttacttaaaaacatctttaaaaaaaagacgttttaagtgtctttatctaagtgactcccttaattaattataattaggttGTCTATGACTATTGAGTgcgattattttttaaattatttattactaCGGAATACAATACTGATGTAGTAAACTGCCGTTTAAAGTAGAAATTAAAAGTGAGAGGTATACTCAATGGTGTGTGTAACATACAATAGAAGATTGAGTgggaaaaaaaatacaagaaaaataaggatGAATCTCTATCATATTGTTAAATAATTATAGCATATATAGCAGCATCATGCACGTCTACGTTGTTCCTTTTACAGCCAAAACATACACAGAAGAGAGCACTATCAATGGCCTAAAACATTCCACGTGGCAAGCACCCACCTTCACCCTTATGGGTTAAGTATCTCTCTGTTTTCCCACTTTAATTCTACAACATATAACATAGTTATATGTATGTGGAGAGAAACCAAATTAGCCTTAGCTTCTTACCAAACCCTGCATAAAAACTTGATAATAACCTTCTCTCCACTACATACACCTCTCATATGACTTGTGATCAATCTCTTCTTAAtctatttatttaattctttCTTCTGATATTGTTGTTGTAGTTATGTTAATTATTACTTTTGCTCCTTTTTAGAGATAGAAGATAAGATCATAAATTAAATAGGCATTAGATAAGTGAAAGAAAAGACATGCTCATCACTTCTTATTCTCTTCTACTTAGGCCTTTCCTTCAATCAAACCAATTGTCACCAAGTTCCATACACTTTCACACTCTTTGGACTGTaatcagcaacttgttcttcttGATATCATTCACATTCATGTATTTTCTACCACCTCAATCTAAGGGCTAATAATTAAGAATTCAGATTTAGTAAAGTTCCCCTCTTCTGATATACATAATTAACTCACTTGTGTTTTGCTGAtagtgctttttctttcttttgagattattattattatgggttTGAGTTCTAAGCAGGTTTCAAGTACAGGACTTGATTGGAACAAGGCCTTGTTGCAATCATCACAAAACTTGGAGTTACCATCAAAGATTACTACTATgaagaaacaacaacaacaacaacaacaacaacagcaacaacaaattCAGCAGCAGCAACCAATATTAGAGCCTTTGAGGTGTCCAAGATGTGATTCAACAAACACAAAGTTTTGTTACTACAACAATTACAACAAATCTCAGCCTCGCCATTTCTGTAGAGCTTGCAAGAGGCACTGGACTAAAGGTGGAACCCTCCGCAATGTTCCTGTTGGAGGTGGAAGAAAGAATAAGAGACCAACCAAGAAATCAACAACCACTACTTCTATtagcaccaccaccactaccactgTTACCACCTTAAATGGTGGTGGTGGAAAAATGGAAGTTCAACCTCAGAGTAAtcgtcctcttcctcctcctcctcctactcTTTACCAATCTATGATTCGTCCACCACCCTTGCTACCACAAcagaataataataatctatCAGAAGTTAAGGACTTTGGTGGTAGTGGAATGTTTCTGAGTTCATCATCATCAGCTTTGAATCTTCCTCAGAGTCAAAGTCTAATCTTTCCCTTCTCAACAACATCAAGTTCTAGTTTTGATGCAAACCCATGTTCAGTTTCAGCCTCCAATATTTATAGCTATGGTGGAGAAGAGTTTAAGACAATGGAGGAGACAACCATCAATGGTACTAACACACACCTATGGGAGATTCCATTACCTGCTACAA is a window encoding:
- the LOC112783708 gene encoding uncharacterized protein produces the protein MGLSSKQVSSTGLDWNKALLQSSQNLELPSKITTMKKQQQQQQQQQQQQIQQQQPILEPLRCPRCDSTNTKFCYYNNYNKSQPRHFCRACKRHWTKGGTLRNVPVGGGRKNKRPTKKSTTTTSISTTTTTTVTTLNGGGGKMEVQPQSNRPLPPPPPTLYQSMIRPPPLLPQQNNNNLSEVKDFGGSGMFLSSSSSALNLPQSQSLIFPFSTTSSSSFDANPCSVSASNIYSYGGEEFKTMEETTINGTNTHLWEIPLPATTTSVAMEMPSNYWGWEDLDPLVSTDLNVPWDDSDIKP